One genomic window of Fusarium fujikuroi IMI 58289 draft genome, chromosome FFUJ_chr01 includes the following:
- a CDS encoding ECM22-like sterol regulatory element-binding family protein gives MSAFHLTWIKPIDEQRYSLIAETHLTAALQPAMILISNLGGDNGPAAYLTCVLICFIALAKGPSPGNLLLTDIKGQVSWLHLLRGVRLVVESTGWSSIFSGTLAQYAPLPSGDTLEHTAATNPNLMTDGIEDWRSSLNRISNLIAQLAEENMDNVYDRELQALTTCFERTFCKGQDAALDTVGRLLDVIGWVYRLGDDYMGGLRQIDLISTVILGHFCVLLRTVEAQYWFMHGWAAHVIGEILVISPNTRQWLSWPIAFMSPEG, from the coding sequence ATGTCAGCATTTCATCTGACGTGGATCAAACCTATTGACGAGCAGCGATATTCATTGATTGCGGAAACGCATTTGACGGCCGCGTTGCAGCCGGCGATGATTTTGATCAGCAATCTTGGTGGAGATAACGGCCCAGCTGCGTATCTGACATGTGTCTTGATATGCTTCATTGCTCTCGCCAAGGGTCCAAGTCCCGGGAATCTTCTCTTAACCGACATTAAAGGACAAGTTTCGTGGCTTCATCTCCTTAGGGGCGTTCGTTTGGTTGTCGAGTCCACTGGCTGGTCTTCGATATTCTCGGGTACGCTGGCACAGTATGCTCCGCTACCTAGCGGCGATACACTAGAGCACACCGCAGCAACTAACCCAAACTTGATGACTGACGGCATCGAAGACTGGCGCTCCTCTTTGAACAGAATCTCTAATCTAATCGCTCAGTTAGCAGAAGAGAATATGGACAACGTTTACGATCGTGAGCTTCAGGCGCTTACTACCTGTTTTGAGAGGACATTTTGCAAAGGGCAAGACGCCGCCTTGGATACAGTGGGTAGGCTTCTGGATGTCATAGGCTGGGTCTACCGGCTTGGAGATGATTACATGGGAGGGCTGCGCCAGATAGACCTCATCTCAACAGTCATTTTGGGACATTTTTGCGTCTTACTTCGGACAGTTGAGGCTCAATATTGGTTCATGCACGGATGGGCAGCACATGTCATAGGAGAGATTCTCGTTATTTCTCCCAATACTCGACAGTGGCTTTCATGGCCAATTGCATTCATGAGCCCGGAAGGATAG
- a CDS encoding related to a retinal short-chain dehydrogenase/reductase, translated as MYQQQQALSKVIELAKNPKVQVAAGVLLVLKSLGYLNAWYTKRKVNNHVSDPSWDWGREIVVVTGGSNGIGAAIVSRFAESGVKVLILDRNPPATKLATNTYFYKIDLSDSEAISSVADQIREDHGNPTVLINNAGFAELKAILDLPDSYFKNIFDVNLLAPYLLTKQFLPSMIKRDHGHIVNIASQASFATQATNVAYGSTKVGLLAFHEGLGQELRYIYKAPRVRTSVVHPSWIRTAMTAEMEANGKLKDTVTPAEVVADRICDQVYSGYGAQILVPSNLWWTSLIRGLPGWLQESLRNQVSLILMTAMGTGPK; from the exons ATgtatcaacaacaacaggcCTTGTCCAAAGTCATTGAGCTGGCTAAAAACCCAAAGGTTCAAGTCGCTGCTGGAgtcctccttgtcctcaagTCGCTGGGGTACTTGAATGCCTGGTATACGAAGAGGAAGGTCAACAATCATGTTAGCGACCCTTCATGGGATTGGGGCCGCGAAATTGTGGTTGTTACTGGAGGAAGCAATGGAATTGGGGCAGCGATAGTTTCCCGGTTTGCTGAAAGTggcgtcaaggtcttgatACTGGATCGGAACCCTCCTGCTACCAAGTTGG CCACAAATACATACTTCTACAAGATCGACCTTTCGGATTCGGAAGCCATATCATCGGTTGCGGATCAAATCAGAGAAGACCACGGCAACCCGACCGTTCTGATCAACAATGCCGGATTTGCAGAATTAAAAGCTATACTAGACTTGCCGGACTCTTACTTCAAGAATATCTTTGACGTAAACCTCCTCGCTCCCTACCTCCTCACCAAGCAGTTCCTCCCCAGCATGATCAAGCGGGATCACGGTCACATTGTCAATATTGCTAGCCAAGCATCTTTCGCTACGCAAGCAACGAATGTGGCCTATGGCTCCACCAAGGTCGGCCTACTGGCTTTCCACGAAGGCCTTGGCCAGGAGCTGAGATATATCTACAAGGCCCCTCGCGTTCGCACTAG TGTTGTGCATCCCTCATGGATCAGGACGGCTATGACAGCAGAGATGGAAGCAAACGGAAAGCTGAAGGACACAGTCACGCCAGCTGAAGTTGTGGCTGATAGAATTTGCGACCAGGTCTATTCTGGCTATGGTGCACAGATCCTTGTGCCATCTAACTTGTGGTGGACTTCCCTAATCCGAGGACTGCCAGGATGGCTTCAAGAGTCTTTGCGTAATCAAGTTTCCCTCATCTTGATGACTGCCATGGGCACTGGGCCTAAGTAA
- a CDS encoding related to ankyrin — protein sequence MAFINWILEHNHVESLMIFLRQRQDMLTVKAFLIRLIKAGTCMRNTEFLRHLHAIGAQFDSSAEQIMEINDPEFLTFVLHTLDPELLKGEPGGHLLRQVARTSHITVAELLIHAGAEIDLCLSDGAPTAPLWEAISVRNLEMVKCLVSAGADINRYSAMSGYTRPARTPLTVAVWRGDRRIVEYLLDHNVMIKGFVYKEPVLQYAAATFPPLYELLLKKSGSAPKVTVGQLLRAANSDAQPLSEFLSQHTEVSEQMLEEAMVMAIKDGKTRAVVNLLHQGIDPNGSNLPKAIRCPLYTAALSLRNQSIGHRYIDLLIGAGADVNVDGLLDTLIWEETFTFPLAEKLIDAGFDLTRYGPSAIENALENESRDIPIFLVTKGVSVNSYGHRVTPFQGAALRQDLDLLQYFLELGADINKPPFPVRGYTALQAAAAARSMEKVQYLLSKGAEINAAQAVTGGVTALEATVRPWDPFFEDLELEEYYEAEDGIEEVFIYLLEKGAVVDRPDGSRSPLLHDIIERNKTHLLKLALEGGANTTHHWRTSSSSWCARTPLQLAAEMGLVEALKLLLYHRADPNAPPAHLHGRTALQAAASSETACIETVRILLDGDAEINALPAPFGGITALQGAAIKGHFQIALLLIREGANVNAPPAIKDGRTAIEGAAEHGRLDMVQMLLDAGAIGDQRTGFMKAISLARQNRHFTVVELLKSQTSKLDT from the coding sequence ATGGCATTTATCAATTGGATACTCGAGCACAATCATGTAGAGTCTCTCATGATCTTCTTACGACAGCGACAGGATATGCTTACAGTAAAAGCATTCCTCATCAGGCTTATCAAAGCTGGCACATGTATGCGAAACACAGAATTTCTACGACATCTCCACGCAATTGGTGCTCAATTTGACAGCAGTGCCGAACAGATAATGGAAATCAATGACCCCGAGTTCTTGACTTTTGTTCTACACACATTGGATCCAGAATTACTTAAAGGAGAGCCAGGAGGCCATCTTCTCCGACAGGTTGCGCGTACATCACATATCACGGTAGCGGAGCTATTAATTCACGCCGGGGCCGAAATCGACCTTTGTTTGTCAGATGGCGCACCAACAGCCCCTCTTTGGGAAGCGATTTCCGTTAGAAACCTCGAGATGGTCAAATGCCTGGTCAGCGCTGGAGCAGACATAAACAGATACTCTGCGATGTCAGGCTATACGCGACCAGCGCGCACGCCATTGACTGTCGCCGTGTGGAGAGGGGATAGAAGAATTGTTGAATATTTACTGGATCACAATGTGATGATAAAGGGGTTTGTGTATAAGGAGCCAGTTCTTCAGTACGCGGCTGCCACATTTCCTCCTCTTTACGAACTTCTTCTGAAAAAATCAGGGAGTGCTCCCAAAGTTACTGTTGGGCAGTTACTGAGAGCCGCAAATTCTGATGCTCAACCTTTATCAGAATTCCTCTCCCAACATACTGAAGTTTCTGAACAAATGCTTGAGGAAGCCATGGTCATGGCAATAAAGGATGGAAAAACCAGAGCAGTTGTCAATCTCCTACATCAAGGGATTGACCCCAACGGTTCTAACCTACCCAAGGCCATAAGATGCCCTCTATATACAGCCGCTCTTAGTCTACGCAATCAGTCAATTGGACATCGATATATAGACCTCTTAATTGGCGCTGGTGCGGATGTCAATGTCGACGGTCTCTTGGACACACTGATCTGGGAGGAGACATTCACTTTTCCCCTTGCTGAAAAGTTGATCGATGCAGGGTTTGATCTCACACGGTATGGACCTAGTGCAATTGAGAATGCCTTGGAAAATGAGAGTCGAGATATCCCCATCTTCCTAGTCACCAAGGGTGTCTCTGTTAATAGCTACGGACATAGAGTGACTCCTTTCCAAGGCGCCGCACTGCgtcaagaccttgacctcCTACAGTACTTTTTAGAACTAGGGGCTGACATCAACAAGCCACCTTTTCCCGTCCGAGGGTACACAGCTTTacaagctgcagctgccgCTAGGTCAATGGAGAAAGTACAATATCTCCTAAGCAAGGGCGCTGAAATAAATGCCGCTCAAGCTGTGACTGGCGGGGTGACAGCCCTTGAAGCGACGGTCAGACCATGGGACCCCTTCTTTGAAGACTTGGAGCTCGAAGAATACTATGAAGCGGAAGATGGGATTGAAGAGGTTTTTATTTACCTTCTTGAGAAAGGTGCGGTCGTAGATCGTCCTGATGGGTCAAGAAGCCCATTGCTGCACGATATCATTGAACGCAATAAGACTCATTTGCTCAAGCTAGCCCTGGAAGGGGGAGCCAACACAACCCACCACTGGAgaacatcttcatcgtcgtggTGTGCAAGAACGCCTCTTCAACTTGCTGCAGAAATGGGCCTGGTAGAGGCTCTGAAACTTCTCCTGTATCACAGGGCAGATCCGAATGCCCCTCCAGCGCACCTCCATGGCAGGACGGCTCTTCAGGCTGCAGCGTCATCGGAAACGGCCTGCATTGAGACGGTTAGAATCCTCCTGGATGGGGATGCTGAGATCAACGCACTCCCGGCTCCATTTGGTGGGATCACCGCCTTGCAAGGCGCCGCAATTAAAGGCCATTTCCAAATCGCGCTCCTTCTAATCCGAGAAGGCGCAAATGTGAACGCTCCTCCTGCGATCAAAGACGGACGAACTGCGATCGAAGGAGCTGCAGAGCATGGACGATTAGATATGGTACAGATGTTGCTAGATGCAGGCGCAATTGGAGACCAGAGGACCGGTTTCATGAAGGCCATCAGTTTAGCAAGGCAAAACAGGCATTTCACGGTTGTTGAATTGCTTAAGTCCCAAACAAGTAAGCTTGATACTTGA